The genomic stretch AAATGAAACAACGAAAGGATCTAGCACTCAGTTATGTTGGAACTAGGATTCAAGAGTTGAATCAAAGAGGAAGAGCACAAATGTCAAAACCAACATTGGATATTGCGGCGGAGGGACAGTGGAGCGGACGAGATGCTCGACTTGACGAAGCACAAAAAGAAATTCTAGATAAAAATCAGACTCTTTTGTTTGTTGGCTTGAGGTTTTCTATGCCACTTGATCCTTCAAAAAGCACAACAGTGGGAGACAGTTTTCAAAAAATGGCAGAAGGCAGCCGGCTTTCAATGCAGTCTCAAGAAAGCGACCAAATGCGAATATGGTCCGATTTTGTAAGCTTAGGAAAATCTCTCCATCAGCAAATCAAGTTAGTTCAACAACTTGAAATCATTCAAAGAAAAAAAGCAGATGAGGAAAGAAAGAAATTAAACGCAGGCCGCTCCACAACCTTTCAGACTTTGAGCTTTGAACAGGACTATAGCGCGGCAAAGAGTCAGCGTATCAATATTGAATTGAAAGCTCGTCAGTATATTGCGCAAAAAAGTCTTTTCGAAGAGGTCCCATAGCAGTTATTGCGAGTTCAACAGGAGATTTTATGAAAATTTGGGAACTTTCCATTCGACGGCCGATTTTCATGTCTTGTATTTTAGTGGCGCTTATTGTCGTTGGGCTTTTCAGTCTCAAAAAATTGCCCCTTGAACTTTTTCCTGACGTCACTTTTCCCGTCGTGACAGTGACCACCATATATCCTGGTGCAGGGCCTTCTGAAATTGAGACTTTGGTAGCGAAACCCTTAGAAGAGGAACTGAGCACATTAGCAGGCTTGAAGGTCGTTCGATCTATCAGCAGGGAGAGTGTCGGAATTGTCGTTGCTGAATTTGGTCTCGATGTTGATATAAAATATGCTGAACAACAAATCCGTGATCGGGTTTCTGCCGCTAAACGAAAGCTTCCAGACGATATCGAAGAACCTGTTATTCGCAAGGTCGATCCTTCTGCTCAACCAATTGTAGTGGTTGCCATTAAGTCAAAATTGGCGGGTGGAAAGCTCTATGATTTGGCGAACGAAGTGATTCGGCCAAAATTTGAACAGCTCAGTCAAGTCGGACAGGTTGAAATATTTGGAGTCAGGAAGCGAGAAATTCAAATCCAATTGGATCGAGATAAACTGCGGTCTCGTCAGATTTCAGTGAGTCAAGTTGCTAGAGCTCTGACAAGATCAGGAGACAATATTCCGGCTGGTAAACTAACTCAGGATGATAGCGAGACTGTCTATAGAACAATGGGTGGATTTGATTCTCTTGGAGATTTGAGTCAGTTTTTGGTGAATTTCTATGGAAATGACGTGTCGACGCGAGTCCGAGATGTTGGCCGGGTTGTCGATACATTGGAAGATGAGAAAATGCGGGCTTATGTTGACGGTCAACCGGCAGCACTTCTTTATGTTTATAAGCAATCTGGCGCGAATACGGTGAAAGTATCAGATGCTATTTTCAAATTGGTTGAAAAGTTGAATTCGGATCAAGCTGGTGTCAAAGATCCTGTATTTAGCGTCGAAGTTGTTCGTGATTTGTCTCGTTTTGTGCGCGCGAACATTTTAGACGTTGTAGAATCAATTGGCTTTGGAATTCTATTAACTGTGATTGTGGTCTTTTTATTTCTTGGGTCGATTCGTAGCACGATCATTACGGGCTTAGCTATACCAGTTAGCTTAATAGGTTCACTCATTTTTATATCGCTTGCGGGCCTCAGCATAAATATTATGACTCTCCTGGCTTTTTCTTTAGCGGTCGGACTTCTGATAGATGATGCGATTGTGGTCAGAGAGAATATTTTTAGGCATCTGGAAATGGGCAAAACGGCTTTCAGAGCGGCACTTGATGGAACCTCTGAAGTGGCTCTTGCCGTGACGGCTGTAACTCTCGCCGTGGTTTCTGTTTTTGGTCCCATTGCCTTTTTGTCAGGTGTTGTGGGTCAATTTTTTAAGGCTTTCGGTCTCGGTGTGTGTTTTGTTATGTTGATCAGTCTCTTTGATGCCCTAAGTAATGCTCCGATGTTGTCGGCCTATTTTGGCGGAATGCATGAGAAAAATTCGAGCGAGAAAATTTCTTGGTCGAGCCCGGTGGCCTCGCTACTCGTCATTTTTGAACGTTTGCAGACGAGGCTTGCGATGGGATACGAGAGGCTTCTTCGTTTAATTTTGAGACACCAGCTTATCACTTTGCTAGGGACTCTCATTGTTGTATTTTTTTTGGGGTACTCGGTTAAGTTCATCCCTAAGACTTTTCTGTCTCCTCAGGATAATGGTGAATTTTTGGTTTCGCTCGAGCTCAAACCAGGAGCTTCTTTGGATGAAACCACGAAAGTGGCTATCGAGGTTGAAAAGCTTATCAAAAGCAATCCCTCTGTCGTTCAGACGATATTGTCGGTGGGAGATACGAGTGGTACTTCATACAAGGCAGATATTTTTGTACGTCTGCTTAAGTTTGGGCAACGTCATCTGACTACGACGGAGGTTAAGGATCAGGTAAGGATCGCCCTCTTGCAATTCTCAAAGGCTGCACCAAAAGTTAAAGATGTAGACATGGTGGGCGCCGGCCAACGCCCATTTGTTTTAAATATTAGAGGATATGACTTAGATGAGGTAAGACTTGTAGCCAATAAGATTTATGAGAAGCTGAAGCAGCATCCTGGGCTGATTGATCCGGAGATCACCGACAAGCCTGGAATTCCCGAGTTCCAAATGAAAATTGATGGAGGCAAAGCTCTCCAGTATGGGGTGACGCCTGCCTTAGTGGGTGCGGAACTTCGGGGTCAAATTGAGGGGCTAACGCCAGCAAAATTTAGGCAAGCTGGTTTGGAGTACGACATTAGAGTTCGTCTTCAGGACGATCAAAGAAATCTAGAGGAATCCTTTCGTCTTATTGAGATACCAAATATCAATGGGAGGTTGGTTCCTCTGCATGAATTTACGTCCTCTAAGAGGGAAACGGGTGCTGCTGCCATCAGTCGTGAGGATCGAGCCAGGTATATCAGCATAGAAGCGGATATTAAACCTAATGGGCCTGGCATGGGGGGAGTGATCTCTGATATTCGCGCTTGGTTTGAGAGTGGAGAGGTTGCCCTTCCTGAGGGAATTAGCTATCGTTTTGTTGGACAGGCTGAAAATTTTCAGGAATTGGGTCAAAGCATCATAGTTGCGGGCATTTTTGCTCTGGTATTTATTTATTTGGTTCTAGCTAGTCTTTATGAATCTGTAGTGACTCCTTTTGTTATCATGCTGGTTATTCCATTGGCGGTATTTGGCGGCTTTTTTGGACTATTTATTATGAAATCTAGCTTAGATCTGTTTTCCATGATCGGATGTATTATGCTAATGGGTCTAGCGACGAAAAACTCAATTATTTTGGTCGATTACATCAATCAAAAGCTTCAGGAGGGATTGGATTTAACTGAAGCTATCGTAAAGGCTGGAACAACGAGACTCAGGCCCATCGTCATGACCTCACTGGCGCTTATCATGGGTATGATGCCAATCGCGATCGGTTTGAATGAGGCCTCCAGTCAAAGAAGGTCATTGGGAATTGCGGTTGTGGGAGGAGTATTCATCTCCACTCTTTTGACTTTAATCGTAATTCCGGCCGTCTTTAGTTATATAGAGCTTGGTCGCCGGTGGATGATCAGTAGAGTTGGTTCGAAAATTGTTAACGCAGATGTTGAGACCAAATGATTTTTTTGTTGCTCTCATTTATTCAAGGTCAACGTCAAGTCCAAGCCAAGCACCGAGCAAGCGTCGATAGTAGTCGTTTTCATGTTCTCTTGTCTCAGTTGAATGACCTGAGTTTTGTGAGTCTGCGATATGTAACGAATCCAGACTACTGTCTTGTTGAATGATGTACTCCATTGTTTGAGTGTATAACCTTTCTGGGTCATCTATTGCAGCCAAGACAGAAGTTCTAACCGCACTGACTATTGTGATCTCACTCGGATCAAGATCTCTAAAATGTCGATAAGTTAACATGGCAGCGTCACCCAATAGATGCGCAATTTCGGCCCTGTTACCGGATTGATTCAATTCGCGAATGACCAAGAGATTGAATTGCAGTGCGCCCCTGAGTGACAGGATTCGATCTGTTGCATGTTGCTCTCGCAGAGTGTAGGTCGCTTGAACGAGATCAGCTTGTCTTTCTAAACTCTGGTGCTCTGGGCTGATGCTGCCATTTTTCC from Bdellovibrionales bacterium encodes the following:
- a CDS encoding efflux RND transporter permease subunit is translated as MKIWELSIRRPIFMSCILVALIVVGLFSLKKLPLELFPDVTFPVVTVTTIYPGAGPSEIETLVAKPLEEELSTLAGLKVVRSISRESVGIVVAEFGLDVDIKYAEQQIRDRVSAAKRKLPDDIEEPVIRKVDPSAQPIVVVAIKSKLAGGKLYDLANEVIRPKFEQLSQVGQVEIFGVRKREIQIQLDRDKLRSRQISVSQVARALTRSGDNIPAGKLTQDDSETVYRTMGGFDSLGDLSQFLVNFYGNDVSTRVRDVGRVVDTLEDEKMRAYVDGQPAALLYVYKQSGANTVKVSDAIFKLVEKLNSDQAGVKDPVFSVEVVRDLSRFVRANILDVVESIGFGILLTVIVVFLFLGSIRSTIITGLAIPVSLIGSLIFISLAGLSINIMTLLAFSLAVGLLIDDAIVVRENIFRHLEMGKTAFRAALDGTSEVALAVTAVTLAVVSVFGPIAFLSGVVGQFFKAFGLGVCFVMLISLFDALSNAPMLSAYFGGMHEKNSSEKISWSSPVASLLVIFERLQTRLAMGYERLLRLILRHQLITLLGTLIVVFFLGYSVKFIPKTFLSPQDNGEFLVSLELKPGASLDETTKVAIEVEKLIKSNPSVVQTILSVGDTSGTSYKADIFVRLLKFGQRHLTTTEVKDQVRIALLQFSKAAPKVKDVDMVGAGQRPFVLNIRGYDLDEVRLVANKIYEKLKQHPGLIDPEITDKPGIPEFQMKIDGGKALQYGVTPALVGAELRGQIEGLTPAKFRQAGLEYDIRVRLQDDQRNLEESFRLIEIPNINGRLVPLHEFTSSKRETGAAAISREDRARYISIEADIKPNGPGMGGVISDIRAWFESGEVALPEGISYRFVGQAENFQELGQSIIVAGIFALVFIYLVLASLYESVVTPFVIMLVIPLAVFGGFFGLFIMKSSLDLFSMIGCIMLMGLATKNSIILVDYINQKLQEGLDLTEAIVKAGTTRLRPIVMTSLALIMGMMPIAIGLNEASSQRRSLGIAVVGGVFISTLLTLIVIPAVFSYIELGRRWMISRVGSKIVNADVETK